The Kitasatospora sp. NBC_00374 genome has a segment encoding these proteins:
- a CDS encoding glycosyltransferase family 2 protein, whose product MNGSDRRTAAACPCPAARDSLYTPVRVVELDLDEPGELHSPGGLGPADPDGRVLALVRLHGHPLGLVTATGTAGRSAALCRALVDAAHRELQVPSLSTATAGTLPDRTGRARAAAAPLISVIVCTRNRPQLLPRSLDSLLRTDHPRVEVIVVDNAPADDATEQLVRSCYGSRVRYLREPVPGLARARNRGLAAARGELCAFADDDLVVDSGWVSAMVEAFRSDDRIGCVTGLVMPAELDTEAQIALEEYGGYARGFTARSWSLRDHSEDPLLRFSVGRFGSGANMAFRTGLLRRLGGFDTATGAGTAARGGEELLVFFRVFNGGHTVAYQPDAIVWHPHPRSMEALTRQVFNYGVGFGAYLAAAVSHQPRVLAGLVRLLPRGVWRWLAARRQRAQDAPVARDALAGLGRLEFGGLMYGPFSYLLSVWHQRGVRTGE is encoded by the coding sequence ATGAATGGCTCCGACCGGCGCACCGCAGCTGCCTGCCCCTGCCCAGCCGCCCGCGACTCGCTCTACACCCCCGTCCGAGTAGTCGAACTGGACCTGGACGAGCCGGGCGAGCTGCACTCGCCCGGCGGTCTCGGACCGGCAGACCCGGACGGCCGCGTGTTGGCGTTGGTGCGACTGCACGGACACCCGCTCGGCCTGGTCACCGCCACCGGAACAGCGGGCAGGTCCGCCGCGCTGTGCCGGGCGCTGGTCGATGCCGCTCATCGCGAACTCCAGGTGCCCTCCCTCTCCACCGCGACCGCTGGCACCCTCCCCGACCGCACCGGCCGGGCCCGGGCCGCCGCCGCGCCGCTGATCAGCGTGATCGTCTGCACCCGTAACCGGCCGCAGCTGCTGCCCCGTTCCCTGGACTCGCTGCTGCGCACGGACCACCCCCGCGTCGAGGTGATCGTGGTCGACAACGCGCCGGCCGACGACGCCACCGAGCAACTGGTCCGCTCCTGCTACGGGAGCCGGGTCCGCTACCTGCGCGAGCCGGTACCCGGCCTCGCCAGGGCCCGCAACCGCGGCCTGGCCGCGGCCCGCGGAGAGCTCTGCGCCTTCGCCGACGACGATCTCGTGGTCGACTCCGGCTGGGTGTCCGCGATGGTGGAGGCGTTCCGGTCGGACGACCGGATCGGCTGCGTCACCGGCCTGGTGATGCCCGCCGAGCTCGACACCGAGGCACAGATCGCGCTGGAGGAGTACGGCGGCTACGCCAGGGGCTTCACCGCCCGCAGCTGGTCGCTGCGCGACCACTCCGAGGACCCGCTCCTACGGTTCTCGGTGGGCCGGTTCGGCTCGGGCGCCAACATGGCCTTCCGCACCGGCCTGCTGCGCCGGCTCGGCGGTTTCGACACCGCGACCGGGGCCGGCACGGCCGCCCGGGGCGGCGAGGAGCTGCTGGTCTTCTTCCGGGTCTTCAACGGCGGGCACACCGTCGCCTACCAGCCGGACGCCATCGTCTGGCACCCCCACCCGCGCAGCATGGAGGCCCTGACCAGGCAGGTCTTCAACTACGGCGTCGGCTTCGGCGCCTACCTGGCCGCCGCGGTCTCCCACCAGCCCCGGGTCCTCGCCGGCCTGGTCCGCCTCCTTCCGCGGGGCGTCTGGCGGTGGCTGGCCGCCCGCCGGCAGCGGGCCCAGGACGCGCCCGTCGCCCGCGACGCGCTGGCCGGCCTCGGCCGGCTGGAGTTCGGCGGCCTGATGTACGGCCCCTTCAGCTACCTGTTGAGCGTCTGGCACCAACGCGGTGTCCGGACCGGAGAGTAG
- a CDS encoding polysaccharide deacetylase family protein: MIPVPVFLYHSVSDDPPSWIAPYTVTPRVFREQLERIMDSGLSVVPLRRLVAAIHGGPPLPARVAVLTFDDGFADFYWTVAPILSDLGLSATLYVTVGALHPPGGTSTGSVLPPAQMLNWRQVNTLDALGVEIGGHSQTHAQLDTVSAQKCADEVVGSKRLLEDVLGHEVTAFAYPHGYSSPAVRRRVRQAGWTSATAVENKFSSAADDPMRICRLMVRNDTPQHVFQDWTMGRGPVTGPVPESIYTRGWRAYRRLRAAVGSPVGGPPQEARS, from the coding sequence ATGATCCCGGTACCCGTCTTCCTCTACCACTCGGTCTCGGACGACCCGCCGTCGTGGATCGCCCCCTACACGGTCACCCCGAGGGTGTTCCGCGAGCAGCTCGAACGGATCATGGACAGCGGGCTGTCGGTGGTGCCGCTGCGCCGGCTGGTCGCGGCCATCCACGGCGGACCGCCGCTCCCGGCCAGGGTCGCGGTGCTCACCTTCGACGACGGCTTCGCGGACTTCTACTGGACGGTCGCCCCGATCCTCTCGGACCTCGGACTCTCCGCCACGCTCTACGTCACGGTGGGGGCCCTCCACCCGCCGGGCGGCACGAGCACCGGGAGCGTGCTGCCGCCCGCACAGATGCTGAACTGGCGCCAGGTCAACACGCTCGACGCGCTCGGTGTCGAGATCGGCGGCCACTCGCAGACCCACGCCCAGCTCGACACCGTCTCCGCCCAGAAGTGCGCGGACGAGGTCGTCGGCTCCAAGCGTCTGCTGGAGGACGTGCTCGGCCACGAGGTCACGGCCTTCGCCTACCCGCACGGCTACTCCAGCCCGGCCGTCCGCCGGCGGGTCCGGCAGGCCGGCTGGACCTCGGCGACCGCGGTGGAGAACAAGTTCAGCTCGGCGGCCGACGACCCGATGCGGATCTGCCGGCTGATGGTCCGCAACGACACCCCGCAACACGTCTTCCAGGACTGGACCATGGGCCGGGGGCCCGTGACCGGACCGGTCCCGGAGAGCATCTACACCCGCGGCTGGCGCGCCTACCGGCGGCTGCGGGCCGCCGTCGGCAGCCCCGTGGGCGGCCCGCCCCAGGAGGCCAGATCATGA
- a CDS encoding glycosyltransferase family 2 protein, with product MSTTLPPDNVLPYPDRDGRPMRRAGDRATARPPMRRATDFSTTHSVSLVVPAHNEARNIPWVFEQIPRCVDEVILVDGDSNDATVSMAKHCLPTVRHVDQDGPGKGNALRTGFAAATGEFIVMMDADGSMWPGEIPHYLHFLSNGYDFVKGSRCIAGGGSLDFTRVRSLGNRALLAVVNRLYGAHLTDLCYGFCAFRRSFLDELDLRSSGFEIEAEMVAHALRSGLRLAEVPSLELPRRNGRSHLHAVSDGKRVLRTLIAERPGARAATPAAAGER from the coding sequence ATGAGCACCACGCTGCCTCCTGACAACGTCCTCCCGTACCCCGACCGTGACGGCCGCCCGATGCGCCGCGCCGGGGACCGGGCCACCGCCCGGCCACCGATGCGCCGGGCCACCGACTTCTCCACCACGCACAGCGTCAGCCTGGTCGTCCCCGCGCACAACGAGGCCCGCAACATCCCCTGGGTGTTCGAGCAGATCCCGCGCTGCGTCGACGAGGTCATCCTGGTCGACGGCGACTCCAACGACGCCACCGTCTCGATGGCCAAGCACTGCCTGCCCACCGTCCGCCACGTCGATCAGGACGGCCCCGGCAAGGGCAACGCGCTGCGCACCGGATTCGCGGCCGCCACGGGCGAGTTCATCGTCATGATGGACGCCGACGGCTCGATGTGGCCCGGCGAGATCCCGCACTACCTGCACTTCCTCTCCAACGGCTACGACTTCGTCAAGGGCTCCCGCTGCATCGCCGGCGGCGGCTCGCTGGACTTCACCCGGGTCAGGTCGCTCGGCAACCGGGCGCTGCTGGCCGTGGTCAACCGGCTCTACGGTGCCCACCTGACCGACCTCTGCTACGGGTTCTGCGCGTTCCGGCGCAGCTTCCTGGACGAACTGGACCTGCGCTCCTCCGGCTTCGAGATCGAAGCCGAGATGGTCGCGCACGCCCTCCGCTCGGGCCTCCGCCTCGCCGAGGTACCGAGCCTCGAACTCCCCCGCCGCAACGGGCGCTCGCACCTGCACGCCGTCTCCGACGGCAAGCGGGTGCTGCGCACCCTGATCGCCGAACGTCCCGGCGCCAGGGCGGCGACGCCTGCTGCCGCAGGGGAGCGATGA
- a CDS encoding glycosyltransferase family 2 protein, which translates to MTSPPPVVPVAAPTQVVELDLARPDEIRTPGGLRTAPTGRVLALVRRHGHPLGLVTATGAVGDPAGLPRAVAEAARRDLGAAPRADAAPVPRAARASVSVIVCTRNREDLLAPCLDALLRTTHPQTELIVVDNAPADDATERLVRSRYGGRVRYLREPVAGLARARNTGLAAAHGELCAFTDDDVLADPGWVPAMVAAFRSDDRIGCVTGLVLPAELDTEAQAAFERYGGYTRGFTARSWSLRDHPHDPLLPFRVGGFGTGANMAFRTGLLRRLGGFDTATGAGTRTRGGEDLLAFFAVLEGGHTVAYQPDAIVWHRHRRTMDGLAAQIYGFGVGFGAYVTAALARRPALLATLVRHAPRCAGEVVRRRRTRAARNGGRTSAPLGRLELRGMVCGPHTYLLSRWQQRGTRIGEQS; encoded by the coding sequence ATGACCTCCCCTCCCCCCGTCGTTCCGGTCGCCGCACCCACCCAGGTCGTCGAACTCGACCTCGCGCGGCCGGACGAGATCCGCACCCCGGGCGGGCTGCGCACCGCGCCGACCGGCCGGGTGCTGGCCCTGGTCCGCCGGCACGGGCACCCGCTCGGGCTGGTCACCGCGACCGGCGCGGTCGGCGACCCGGCCGGGCTGCCCCGGGCGGTCGCCGAGGCCGCCCGGCGCGACCTGGGCGCCGCCCCACGCGCCGACGCCGCCCCCGTGCCCAGGGCCGCGCGGGCCTCGGTGAGCGTCATCGTCTGCACCCGCAACCGCGAGGACCTGCTGGCGCCCTGCCTCGACGCACTCCTGCGCACGACCCACCCGCAGACCGAGCTGATCGTCGTGGACAACGCGCCGGCCGACGACGCCACCGAGCGCCTCGTCCGCTCCCGCTACGGGGGCCGGGTCCGCTACCTGCGCGAGCCGGTGGCCGGTCTGGCCCGGGCCCGCAACACCGGTCTGGCCGCCGCCCACGGCGAGCTCTGCGCCTTCACCGACGACGACGTCCTGGCCGACCCCGGCTGGGTGCCGGCGATGGTGGCGGCCTTCCGCTCGGACGACCGGATCGGCTGCGTCACCGGCCTGGTCCTGCCCGCCGAGCTCGACACCGAGGCGCAGGCCGCGTTCGAGCGGTACGGCGGCTACACCAGGGGCTTCACCGCCCGCAGCTGGTCGCTGCGCGACCACCCCCACGACCCGCTCCTGCCGTTCCGGGTCGGCGGCTTCGGCACCGGCGCGAACATGGCGTTCCGCACCGGTCTGCTGCGCCGGCTCGGCGGCTTCGACACCGCCACCGGCGCCGGCACCCGGACCCGCGGCGGGGAGGACCTGCTGGCCTTCTTCGCCGTCCTGGAGGGCGGGCACACCGTCGCCTACCAGCCGGACGCCATCGTCTGGCACCGCCACCGCCGCACCATGGACGGCCTGGCCGCCCAGATCTACGGCTTCGGCGTCGGCTTCGGCGCCTACGTGACCGCCGCCCTCGCCCGCCGCCCCGCCCTGCTGGCCACCCTGGTCCGCCACGCGCCCCGGTGCGCCGGGGAGGTGGTCCGCCGGCGCCGTACCCGGGCCGCCCGCAACGGCGGCCGGACATCCGCGCCGCTCGGGCGGCTCGAGCTCCGCGGGATGGTCTGCGGACCGCACACCTACCTGCTCAGCCGCTGGCAGCAGCGCGGCACCCGGATCGGCGAGCAGTCGTGA
- a CDS encoding glycosyltransferase family 2 protein, producing the protein MTTRRNDGPTLSVVICAYTLDRWADICAAVSSVRDQHLRPTELLLVIDHCPELERRAAAQLRDARVVTNSRTRGLSGARNTGVAAATGEVVAFLDDDAVADPQWTVRLLAGYRDPAVLGVGGLVRAWWETGRPQWFPPEFDWVVGCSYHGSPRTPAAVRNFTGANMSFRRADMVAAGGFRQDLGRVGTKPLGCEETELCLRLAALNPRAELRFEPAAVVRHHVPPTRTTWSYFRARCYAEGCSKAVVARHAGSRPALADERRYLRRTVPAAVVRSVLHAEFRTAATLCAGVGITMFGYTSGRARSFLAGSTASARRSVRSPA; encoded by the coding sequence ATGACCACCCGACGGAACGACGGCCCGACCCTCTCGGTCGTCATCTGCGCGTACACCCTGGACCGATGGGCCGACATCTGCGCGGCGGTCTCCTCGGTGCGCGACCAGCACCTGCGGCCCACCGAGCTGCTGCTGGTGATCGACCACTGCCCCGAGCTCGAACGGCGCGCGGCCGCGCAGCTGCGCGACGCGCGGGTGGTCACCAACTCCCGGACGCGCGGCCTGTCCGGCGCCCGCAACACCGGGGTCGCCGCCGCCACCGGCGAGGTGGTCGCCTTCCTCGACGACGACGCGGTGGCCGACCCGCAGTGGACCGTGCGGCTGCTGGCCGGCTACCGGGATCCCGCCGTGCTGGGGGTGGGCGGCCTGGTCCGCGCCTGGTGGGAGACCGGCCGCCCGCAGTGGTTCCCGCCCGAGTTCGACTGGGTGGTCGGCTGCTCGTACCACGGCTCGCCGCGGACGCCCGCCGCGGTCCGCAACTTCACCGGCGCCAACATGTCCTTCCGGCGCGCGGACATGGTCGCCGCCGGCGGCTTCCGCCAGGACCTCGGCCGGGTCGGCACCAAGCCCCTCGGCTGCGAGGAGACCGAGCTCTGCCTGCGGCTGGCCGCCCTCAACCCGCGCGCCGAACTGCGCTTCGAGCCGGCCGCCGTCGTCCGGCACCACGTCCCGCCGACCCGCACCACCTGGTCCTACTTCCGCGCCCGCTGCTACGCCGAGGGCTGTTCCAAGGCCGTGGTCGCGCGGCACGCGGGCAGTCGGCCGGCGCTGGCCGACGAGCGCCGCTACCTGCGGCGCACCGTACCCGCCGCCGTCGTCCGGAGCGTCCTGCACGCCGAGTTCCGCACCGCGGCCACCCTGTGCGCGGGTGTCGGTATCACGATGTTCGGCTACACCTCGGGCCGGGCGCGCAGCTTCCTTGCCGGATCCACCGCATCCGCAAGGCGATCGGTGAGGAGCCCGGCATGA
- a CDS encoding lipopolysaccharide biosynthesis protein has translation MTAGLSARTGSTRQTARPCSCPEPLPCQCSYLTLLRARVRAARVVPVREPLLRNGHILVASTVLAAALGSLFWICATRWYSPDVVGRSYAALSAATLLSALGSFNLGNVLVRFVPAAGRHTRRLVLRCYAVSAGASALAAGVFLLLIPVIAPGLGYLREPILAGAFVAATAGYSVFVLQDGALTGLRRTGWVLGENALFAVAKTGMLAVCALMAIGTGILVSWSAGLVVAIVVTNVVLFRRAVPAQHRADRTGAPAPKRVMRYAMADYLGNLSSIAAYSIVPLMVLNQLGAEQNAFYSLSWIIADTLYVAAFSMGSSLVVEAARAPERLAEHARRMLRHTGLLLLGGTAVVIVAAPWILKLFGPGYSENGTTVLRLMVLSALPNVVLSVAIDVCRVRRALPWLIALQFTFAVLVITMVGILLPAFGLTGVGLAWLIAGSAIALPLLVALPRWLPSPDRRPR, from the coding sequence GTGACCGCCGGTCTCAGCGCCCGCACGGGTTCGACCCGCCAGACCGCGCGGCCGTGCTCCTGCCCCGAGCCGCTGCCCTGCCAGTGCTCGTACCTCACCCTGCTCCGGGCCCGGGTGCGGGCGGCCAGGGTGGTCCCGGTGCGCGAGCCGCTGCTGCGCAACGGGCACATCCTGGTGGCCAGCACGGTGCTGGCCGCGGCGCTGGGATCGCTCTTCTGGATCTGTGCCACCCGGTGGTACAGCCCGGACGTGGTCGGCCGCAGCTACGCTGCGCTCTCCGCGGCCACCCTGCTCTCCGCGCTCGGGAGCTTCAACCTGGGCAACGTCCTGGTGCGGTTCGTACCGGCGGCCGGGCGGCACACCCGGCGGCTGGTCCTGCGGTGCTACGCCGTCAGCGCCGGGGCGAGCGCCCTGGCCGCCGGCGTGTTCCTGCTGCTGATCCCGGTGATCGCGCCCGGGCTGGGCTACCTGCGGGAGCCGATCCTGGCCGGGGCGTTCGTCGCCGCCACGGCCGGCTACTCCGTCTTCGTCCTGCAGGACGGCGCGCTCACCGGGCTGCGCCGCACCGGCTGGGTGCTCGGCGAGAACGCGCTGTTCGCGGTGGCGAAGACCGGGATGCTGGCGGTGTGCGCGCTCATGGCGATCGGCACCGGCATCCTGGTCTCCTGGTCCGCCGGCCTGGTCGTCGCCATCGTGGTGACCAACGTGGTGCTGTTCCGCCGGGCCGTGCCCGCCCAGCACCGCGCGGACCGCACCGGTGCGCCCGCGCCGAAGCGGGTGATGCGCTACGCGATGGCCGACTACCTGGGCAACCTCTCCAGCATCGCCGCCTACAGCATCGTCCCGCTGATGGTGCTCAACCAGCTCGGCGCCGAGCAGAACGCCTTCTACTCGCTGTCCTGGATCATCGCCGACACGCTCTACGTCGCGGCGTTCAGCATGGGCAGCTCCCTGGTCGTCGAGGCCGCCCGGGCGCCCGAGCGGCTGGCCGAGCACGCCCGGCGGATGCTGCGCCACACCGGTCTGCTGCTGCTCGGCGGGACCGCGGTGGTCATCGTGGCGGCGCCGTGGATCCTCAAGCTGTTCGGTCCCGGCTACTCGGAGAACGGCACCACCGTGCTGCGGCTGATGGTGCTCTCCGCCCTGCCCAACGTCGTGCTGAGTGTGGCGATCGACGTGTGCCGGGTACGCCGGGCACTGCCCTGGCTGATCGCCCTGCAGTTCACCTTCGCCGTCCTGGTGATCACGATGGTCGGCATCCTGCTCCCCGCGTTCGGACTGACCGGTGTCGGCCTCGCCTGGCTGATCGCCGGCTCTGCGATCGCACTGCCGCTGCTGGTCGCACTTCCGCGCTGGCTGCCCTCACCCGACCGGAGGCCGAGATGA